The proteins below come from a single Aegilops tauschii subsp. strangulata cultivar AL8/78 chromosome 6, Aet v6.0, whole genome shotgun sequence genomic window:
- the LOC109777067 gene encoding wall-associated receptor kinase 1-like produces MTTPSLHFHPHKLLLPLLRPPPVILLVILAAAADGQRPGCPDKCGDIDIAFPFGIGPDCFRGGFEVLCNHSYNPPRAFLAESTIKSKVYHYGTVLSEGPQNSSWPLELQSISVATGEARVYAPILYHCSTNRTNDPNQTGGFMSTEHVLTLYDTPFTVSLTRNVLIGIGLDVQAFLSYAPGGYTSHGSLDCDAKDSLDSRARLGARNGTCNGRGCCQATLVADDGGKHFNLEVRAHHSSSTLKTNPCGYGMLVEQSGYNFSTMDMLGNKTLLKSFPRGVALSLDFAIQSNRGCPPPPDSACVSGNSSCAIGPFTYTPGYFCKCWDHYNGNPYVPNGCQDIDECLENPCSNGGICKNKPGGYDCPCKVGMKDDGKGGTCTDIFPLAAKVTVGVIGGILLMAVLSFIGILHKEKKKTKEFYEKNGGPILEQANTIKLFKKGELKPLLKNSNLIGKGCFGEVYKGLLDDKEVAIKKPINGSVLESEQFANEVIIQSRVIHKNIVRLIGCCLEVDAPMLVYEFISQGSLDDILHHNNNKVALNLDTRLNIAALSADGLAYMHSQANTRILHGDVKPANILLDDKFAPKISDFGISRLLARDKEHTASVIGDKNYMDPVYLQEGLLTEKSDVYSFGVVILELISSRRAIHSENDSLVKSFLDAHKKQEKSTELFDKEIATAEGLELLDNLAGMAMECLSLDVDKRPTMMEVAQRLHILSRSSKVQDVCHEVIFDKSNAKNMSSGGLLG; encoded by the exons GCCCCGACAAGTGCGGCGACATCGACATCGCCTTCCCGTTTGGCATCGGCCCCGACTGCTTCCGCGGTGGCTTCGAGGTCTTGTGCAACCACTCCTACAATCCCCCTCGCGCCTTCCTTGCTGAGAGCACAATAAAGAGCAAGGTGTACCACTACGGCACGGTCTTGAGCGAGGGTCCTCAGAATTCGTCATGGCCGCTGGAGCTGCAGAGCATATCAGTCGCCACGGGCGAGGCACGAGTGTACGCCCCGATCTTGTACCACTGCAGCACAAATCGCACAAATGACCCAAATCAAACCGGGGGCTTCATGTCCACGGAACATGTTCTGACGCTCTACGACACGCCGTTCACCGTGTCGTTGACGCGTAATGTTCTCATCGGCATCGGCTTGGATGTCCAAGCTTTTCTGAGTTACGCGCCGGGGGGCTACACCTCCCATGGTAGCTTGGATTGCGACGCAAAAGATTCCCTGGACAGCAGGGCCAGGCTTGGTGCGAGGAACGGGACGTGCAATGGGCGGGGCTGCTGCCAGGCCACCCTTGTGGCCGACGACGGCGGCAAGCATTTCAACTTGGAGGTCCGCGCCCACCACTCCAGCAGCACACTGAAAACCAACCCATGCGGCTACGGTATGCTCGTGGAGCAGTCAGGGTACAACTTCTCTACCATGGACATGCTGGGCAACAAGACGCTGCTCAAAAGTTTCCCTCGGGGCGTCGCCCTCTCGCTCGATTTCGCCATCCAGAGTAACCGGGGGTGTCCGCCGCCTCCGGACTCCGCCTGCGTCAGTGGCAACAGCTCTTGTGCCATCGGACCATTTACATATACTCCTGGGTATTTCTGCAAGTGCTGGGACCATTACAATGGCAACCCATACGTCCCTAACGGATGCCAAG ACATTGATGAGTGCCTCGAAAATCCCTGCTCAAATGGCGGGATATGCAAAAACAAGCCTGGAGGCTATGACTGTCCATGCAAAGTCGGAATGAAAGATGACGGCAAAGGGGGAACCTGCACAGATATATTTCCTCTAGCCGCAAAGGTTACCGTGG GTGTAATAGGTGGTATTCTTCTCATGGCGGTTCTATCATTTATTGGTATTCTTCACAAAGAGAAAAAGAAGACGAAAGAATTTTACGAAAAAAATGGCGGCCCTATATTAGAGCAGGCAAATACCATTAAACTTTTCAAAAAGGGGGAGCTCAAGCCACTTTTAAAGAATAGCAACTTAATTGGAAAAGGCTGCTTCGGTGAAGTGTACAAGGGGCTTCTTGACGATAAAGAAGTTGCAATAAAGAAGCCAATCAATGGTAGTGTGCTAGAGAGTGAACAATTTGCAAATGAAGTCATCATCCAATCTCGAGTCATCCACAAGAACATTGTTAGGCTCATTGGTTGTTGCCTTGAAGTTGATGCCCCCATGCTGGTCTATGAGTTTATCTCGCAAGGTAGCCTTGATGATATTCTTCACCACAACAATAACAAGGTGGCCCTCAACTTGGATACACGTTTAAATATTGCCGCACTGTCGGCGGATGGTCTAGCTTATATGCACTCACAAGCAAACACTAGAATTCTACACGGTGATGTCAAACCAGCAAATATACTCTTGGATGATAAATTTGCGCCCAAAATTTCAGACTTCGGCATATCTAGATTGCTTGCGAGAGACAAGGAACACACTGCATCAGTCATCGGCGACAAGAATTATATGGATCCGGTATATCTACAAGAAGGCCTACTCACTGAAAAAAGTGACGTCTACAGTTTTGGAGTTGTGATCCTGGAGCTTATTAGCAGCAGGAGGGCCATACATTCTGAGAATGATAGCTTGGTAAAGAGCTTTCTTGATGCCCATAAGAAACAGGAGAAATCAACTGAGCTCTTTGACAAGGAAATTGCAACGGCAGAAGGTTTAGAGCTTCTTGATAATCTAGCAGGTATGGCAATGGAATGCCTGAGCCTTGATGTAGATAAAAGACCAACGATGATGGAGGTAGCTCAGCGATTACACATACTGAGTCGATCCAGTAAGGTGCAAGATGTTTGTCACGAAGTAATTTTTGACAAAAGTAATGCCAAAAACATGAGCAGTGGAGGTCTCCTTGGTTAG